From Bacillales bacterium, one genomic window encodes:
- a CDS encoding SDR family oxidoreductase: MANVEGKVVILTGASSGIGEGTARELAAHGAKLVLAARRKSRLEQLQREIEASGGVASFRVTDVTSKEEMFELAEFALDTYGKIDVMINNAGLMPLSFMNKRKVDEWDRMVDVNIKGVLYGIAAVLPHMQERKQGHIINVSSVAGHEVGLGGAVYSGTKFAVRAITEGLRQEESPRSRIRTTIISPGAVATELTDTITDEDVKRMFAKKGLEPIRSEDIGRAIRYAIEQPDSVSVNEIIVRPTSQR; the protein is encoded by the coding sequence ATGGCAAACGTAGAAGGCAAAGTCGTTATATTGACAGGCGCTTCGAGCGGAATTGGGGAAGGAACAGCCCGGGAGCTTGCCGCACACGGCGCGAAGCTCGTATTGGCGGCGAGAAGGAAAAGCCGGTTAGAGCAATTGCAACGCGAAATCGAGGCTTCCGGAGGTGTCGCAAGCTTTCGCGTGACCGATGTGACTTCAAAAGAAGAAATGTTCGAGCTTGCCGAATTCGCTTTAGACACGTATGGAAAGATCGACGTCATGATTAACAATGCCGGATTAATGCCGCTTTCGTTCATGAACAAACGGAAAGTGGATGAATGGGATCGGATGGTCGACGTCAATATCAAAGGGGTGTTGTACGGCATAGCTGCGGTTTTGCCGCACATGCAGGAGAGAAAGCAAGGACATATCATCAACGTGTCGTCTGTCGCAGGCCATGAAGTCGGTCTTGGAGGAGCCGTTTACAGCGGAACGAAGTTTGCAGTCAGAGCAATTACGGAAGGTTTGCGCCAAGAAGAGTCGCCGCGCAGCCGCATTCGCACGACGATTATTTCTCCTGGCGCCGTAGCAACGGAATTGACAGATACAATTACCGACGAAGATGTGAAACGAATGTTCGCGAAAAAAGGACTTGAGCCGATTCGCTCGGAAGACATCGGCCGGGCAATTCGGTATGCCATCGAACAGCCGGATTCCGTATCGGTCAATGAAATCATCGTGCGTCCGACCTCGCAGAGATAA